GGCTGTTCATGAGAAAAAGCTGTTCAAAggttttttctccatttttagctctggcagcccttaGAAGGGGTTACTGGAACAATTTGAAAAAGGACAAAAGAGATTTAAGGAAGAATGCTTTAGAACAAGTTTGGGGTAGATTTATAGACAGGTTCTTTAGCAGAAactatttaaagcttttttttattaaggCCTATCTATCTggtggttcataagaagaagtcgtgtaaagatttttctgtttttagcttaGTGGCCCTTACAAGGTGACAAGCAGAACCTTTGAATAAAATTAAGAGGAGACCATGCAAGGatggtacagaccaagtttagtaaAGATCCgtcaagtggttcataagaacAAGTTGTTTAGAggattatatattttaagctttagCGGTCCCTAAAAGGAACTAAATGGAACCAATCAAAACCacttaaacaaatttgaaaaatgatCATACAAGGATACTACagtactacagaccaagttttgtgaagatccaccaagtgattgtttaaagatttttctatttttagctttggctATCTCTAAAGGGGGCCAAGCGAACCATTGAATAAAATTAAGAGAAAACCATACAAAGatggtacagaccaagtttagttAAGACCCGTCAAGTGGTTCGTaacaaaaagttgtttaaagtattttttagCTCTGACAGCCACTAAAAGATGCGAAgcaaaatcatttaaacaaatttgtataaaggtccatacaaggatgctCAAGactaagtttggttaaaatctatCATCTGATTCACGagagtaacattttttttctatttttagctcttacGGCCCCTAAAAAggaccaagcggaaccatttgtaCGCACTTTAGGGAGGATATTTCAAGGATGCTGTAGACCAAGTTTTGCTAAGATTCATCACCTGGTCCAGGAGAAGTCTTTCAAATGatgttaataaaaattaaaaaaatatatctaaatggGAAAATATGTTATGCACAACAAAAGAAGCCAAAACGCTTTGCATTTTCATGTATATTCTACGACCAAGGAAATACCTTCTGGACAGGAATGTTGTATCACTATAATTGGAACACGTGCGCTAAATTTCCCCGTCTGTAGCAGCAGTTTTAATAGGTAAAAGATCAAACAAGGGAAGGAAGTACTACATTGATCAGACTTGATAAAGATTACTACATTTAGCAATACAAAGTATCCTATTGGCTAGGAGCATGGCAAACAAATTGGAGATAAGACAAAGAAAAACAAGGAACTAAAAACGAGGTAGGGGTACTGAATGTTTTGTCTTACTCAACGTTGGAAAATTTAGCATTCGTTTATGTAAACTAGTAAACTCTTGGTTTTGCATGTTTCGTTGTTTGCTTATTTcctaaaatatctctgttaaatAAAAAGTTCAGTTAAAGAAACTAAAGTAAGATAAATTTAGTCAATGTTGAGATACATCTTTCACTCATGCTTTTATCatgatatttactttttacatatataataGTTTTTATTGTGTGATCTCTATATACCCGCGACCTTGTTTATGTAGGAAACCGATAAGGTATTACCTAGCCAAAAAAGACAAGTAACCTATCTTAGCAGAACATGATCTGAAGACATAATAGGCACAAACATAAACAATTTCTTTGTTATATCTatctaaacataaaattaacaagttttgtGTGTAATATGTATAAATAGTGTGTGTTAGACGCCTATTACATATACGTATATAAGCACAGTAAAAATGTGTACTGCACCAAAAACAAAAcagcataaaacaaaacaaaacaacaacaacaacaacaaaaacaaaaacaacacacaaaCAATAAATGACTGTTGTACATGGCATTTAACTGTGAATGTGGCTCTACAAAAACACAACTACTTCTTAATATATTTAGTTCagctaaattcattttatatcgaaAAATAAACTTTTACAGTGAAAGATGCGAAACGGATATCAAATTTAATATGATACTCTTTCTAATTGAATAGTCGTGGCTATTCAAAGTAAACTATATGATTGATGGCGGAGCTAATTTAACGTCAATGCTGCGCGTAATTTGCATAATTTATGAGAATGATGAATGATGCGACAAAATAGGTAAAAGTACAGTGAACGTCTTACGTGATGTTGGACCAGCACACAATTTTTACGTGATGTTGGACaggcaaaattattttgtttgtttcagtgtggTGTCAAAACATTGGCCCATAGCAAGAGATTGAAaggtattttgatcttacataaaaacaattttctttttatgtatttcatggctttaaaatggtttaaagggactgacactgacctccagatcgaaCGACaacaaagtaaaaagaaaaattaagatatcagaaaattatttctacagcttttttaaaagcttctggcctgggaagccgttgataatattcttgctttgtcagaagaaatcatacctaatatctatgcattaaagatcccacttaatttgcgcatCGAGACTCTGATATTGTCAACCTGCAGTTAGAAATtttcagactggattcccaggctaaaaCGCTTcgaaacttacttacttactgacagattatatgttatagaaacacatgaaaattagttGCTTTAACTAATATgccatttaaaattgaaaagctttGTTCACGTAGTATCGAAGGTAAATTGCCTTAATTAAGAAGCTTGATGTAAACGGTCGTTAAGTGCAAATTCCTCTGTAACTTTGGAAAAATCTAGTTTATTCATAGTAAGACTAAAAAAAAAACGCATGTACGCGCAGACGCACAAACGCTCTCTCTCACTCTCACACACATACATGAGcgcgcatgcacgcacgcacgtgTGCACACTCACAAACATGCACTTGTACAACTTCTTTAGTTTGTGAGTTTCCAAACatgttatttgtatatatttattttacaaagatgGTGTATGCACTTTATCAAGTGCACTGAATAGCTTGCATGTCATTTAGATTTTTCTTAAGAGGTAAAGGCAATGATGATAAATAATTTCTTTGTTATAATGACACTGTTGAGTACGGCATTCCTTTTTTGTTAAGAAAACTCGTATTAAAACACCCAAGGCAGATTTAGAGATGTGAACGAGATACCACATAGCATGTACAGCGAATATAGTTATCATTTATACGTTTCTAAATTCACGTAAAATACTGCTAAACTAGTTTTATATTGTAAGCTATTATTGGTAACGTTCAAACTGTTTTTCCAGCCAGTACTTTGTGGGATTTTTCGAGCGTCTTTCCATGTTTCCTGTTAGTTTTTCAAGCAAACGTGTGATGTGACCAGACACTGACTTACCAAATCGATATAATTATTGACGTAAATTAATCTTACGTTTATTTAAATGATAGGGAAGTCGTTAACTGCATGATTCATGCAAAGATACGACAACACTAGAATTTTTTCTTGAACTTCACGCACCGTTTCACCGCGCTCAGGTGACATATATACCGTAAAACGAGCTCTTAAGGTATTAAGCTACTGAGCCTGGATTGAGGAACTTGAAATTTAATTTGGATAAACCAGAGAGGTATGACATTTTCTAAATACATGATTATGATAAGTAAGCTGCGAATCCATcagatttattttcagaaatacttTTCGTTTCCAATACAATTTACCATAGCATATATTGAATTAAgtcaaaaaacaacaaagattttaaaaaaaatatctgaagaaaaaaaactttagcAGTTGGGGAAAAGAAATAATGTGGCCATTTGGAGAAAATCGTTTACAGAAATTCTAGTAAATTATTCGTTTCATAATTACATGGATAGAAAAGCACTAGTTGCAATGTTTCAGACCTGTAAAAACACTGAGGCagaattttttggaaaaaagtgCTGTCATGGGCTTAGGTACACAGTAAtcattaaatttaaacattttatacttcATTCTGGCATATATGTTAAGTTGGATTTCAAGGCTTCTACCTGAGACGAAATTCTACACGTCATTTTCAgtttataaatgtacaaattctGAGCAAATCAGGTTGACAAGCTTGCGTGAGTAATTGGAGTACTGGAAGGGGTGGAGGTTCAGGGGAACTCCACGGGAAATTGTGAAATTCTGAAAGGCAAAATGGTGCATTTAAAGCCATTTCTGACAAAAATGTCTGAGTAAATCGGgatgaaatgtacaaacaacttGCCTGCATAATTGGAGAGCAAGTCGAGGTGGGGGCTTGGAGCCGTCCTCCCCGAGAATTGTGAAATTATTCAATGCAAAACGGTTTTTTAGCCACTTTAGAGAAACATCTTAGCAGTCAAGTTACAATGTACACACTCTTCTCTCTTGTATAATTAGAACACCAGTAGACATGTTGGTTTAGGGTGTTCCTTACGGAAGCCTATTGGGGCCGTTTTGACTTAGAACTTAGACTTTTTAACTTAGAtcttagaaattagaatttagatCTTAAAACTTAGATCTTAGATCTTAGAACTTAGGCATTAGATGTCCCCATACACCCGGGAAAACGCCATATTGGATCCAGAAAGCCGGATGAATGGAGGTAAGACAATTTTAGTATTTCCATGAATACGAATTTGCTGAGATGAAGTTTGTTTATTGAGAAAGATCGAAACAGTTGAATTATCCAGCAGTTCTGTCCAATAATCAACTAATGAAAAGTCCTGTCTTCTGTGTGGTATTCTTTAAGGCAGTGACCTTGGGAAGGAAGactgtttctgctcaatatcttacAAACCAATGACTTTAGGACCTTCAACGTTTATGGCTGGTCATGTTCTCTGTGTGACCCCTATGGTATCTAAACTCACtatgtaaaaggtaaaggtaacagTCACATCAGATAGAAAATTCGTTTGTGTTTGATATCTACCAATGCAATGTTGTAGAACCATCAAACGTAGCGAAAAGATTGGTCATGGTCAGTACATAAACGCTATTGTTGTTTAGGCCACtaaatcaaaggttaaggtcacatacGTCTCAAAAACGAAAGCCGTTCCTGCTTTGGTAGATGACCCTAGTATGttaaagatcaaagtcacagtgaccttggaAAATTTCGTCTGACAGCACATCGAGAAGTTTTTTAATGAGAAGGACGTTTTACAGTGAAACAATTTTCGAAATggcaaaaaatgtttttccctCATGGCAAAAGCTGTTTTGGTTTGTTGTCAGAGATGGATGCTTGTTTGAATACATTTAAGGGTGACAAGATTGAAGTATTTCATAACATTGATTGAAATAAGTGAACTCTCCATGAACACTTGAGATCAAATGGAATTTATTCTTCTCAGTTTTATGTTTACCTTAGAACAAGGTCATTGATAAATAATTGCCGCCACCGATAAAAAACGTTGAGGCCTCTGAAGATGAATCAGCGATGAAAAGCACAAGAACACAAGGTATTGAAACTAGACATGAAATTAAAATGGATGGTGCTGATGGAAATCAAAGtgaagataaaaattaattttcatattttaagaagtCAAGTTTACTTGTAAATGGAATGAGACCAGGAGAAATATCAATCAAGTACACAAAAGAAAAACAGTCATTGTATGACAACTCCATATCATATTTGAGTTGCTATTCCGTGAAAGGATGTTATGAAACGACTTCAAGGAATACAGCTTTCGAAGAATACAGTCCCTTCCTGGATGGATTTCGGATGGCAAATATGTCAGTTGGTGGAATAAAGATACACAATGTATTAGCAACAAATGCCGGTGATAACACACAAAATGCAGAACCTAAGTTAGATGAAGTAGTCATGTATACTCCTCATAATATACATAGTTTTGAAGCAGCTTGAGCTAAAGATACCGGTACATATTTTGTTCTTGGTGTGGTTACAAGGATTATCCCGGAAAATCCAGTGATTTAGTGGTACAGAGATGGACAGGTTATAAATGTTGGACGAGATTTGCATACtagtctgccccagacacagaTATACACtagtctgccccagacacagacaAATAGTAGATTGCCCCAGACACAGGCATATATCAATCTGCCACAGACACAGACATATACTAGTATGCCAGTATGCCCCAGAAACAGACAAAAAGTAGTCTTCCCCAGATACAGAATATACCAATCTGCCCCTGACACAGACATATACCAGTATGCCCCAGACACCGACAGATAGTAGTCTGCCCCAGACACATACATACGCCAGTCTGCCCCAGAGACAGACATATAACAGTATGCAACAGACATAGACATATAGTAGTCTACCCCAGATACAGACATATACCAGTATGCCCCAGATACAGACAGATAGtagtctgccccagacacagacaTATACCAGTCTGTCCCAAACAGACATATACCAGTACTCCCCAGACACAGACAGGTAGTAGACTGCCCAAGACACAGGCATACACCAGTCTGCCCCAGAGACAGATATATATACCAGTATACCCAAGACACAGACATATACCAGTCTGCTCCAGACACAGGCAGATAGTAGTCTGTTCCAGACACAGACATATACCagtctgccccagacacagacaGATAGTAGTCCGCTACAGACACAGACATACACCAGTCTGCCTCAGATACAGACATATACCAGTCTGCCCCAGACACAAACATATACCAGTATGCCCATGACACAGACTGATAGtagtctgccccagacacagacaTAAACCAGTCTTCCCCAGACACAGACATGTAACagtctgccccagacacagacaGATACTAGTATGCAAAAGACTCAGACAGATATTAGTCTGCCACAGAAGCAGATAATACATGTGTGCCCAAGAATCAGTCAGATACCAGTCTATCCCAGCCCAAGACAGTCACTAGGGAGGTGAAGACCTTATCTTCTGATGAGATATCAATTGCACATATAGATTTGCATGTATTGTCTTTGGAAATAAGATTGGAGAGGGATCATTTAGAGATGTGTATAAAGGCAAATGGATTAACACTGATATCGCTATCAAAAAATTGAAAGTTAAAAGAATGAGGTATTGTAAGAAGCTTTGCGTGAAATTGCTGCACACAGCAGAATAAGACATCCCAACATTGCGCTCATAATGGGTCTTACAGTGGCCAAAGACCATCTGTATCTGAAAGCAGAATATGTTAAAGGTTTGAATCTTGATGATGTAATATTTAGTGAGGAAAGTCAGAAACTAGATATGGGCAAAAAGTATTCAATTTCATTGCAAATTGCGTAAGCTGTGGTACATCGGCATAACCAGAAACTGGTTATAATTCATCTTGACATCAAgccagaaaattattttttcagagAATGCTGGTTTTGTGAAACTGTGCGATATAGctctttcaaaattaaatacattaaacaaTACACTGACAACATTCGAAAATCAAAACGAACTTCAGCCCGGAACACCTGCCTACCAAGTACCTGAAAATTTTTTTGAACCACTCACCTGCTTGTAACAGCACTGATGTTTGGAGCTTGTCATGCATCATATCTGAGGTATTTTCAGAAGagcaagtatggcctctagagggagATTCTCTGAAGGAAATCACTGAACTAATGGAAAAGAAGGAAACACTACACAGTCTCAGAAAAATGTTGGAAGATCAGGCTATTCCAAGAGTGGTAAACGTGGTCAGTCGTGGCCTGAATTACAACAGAGAAGAGCGGCAGGCCGCTATTGAATTTATTGTAGAGTTTAAATCTAGATATATCTCAGTTGTATAGGCTCACATGAGCTTAGTCTCATGTTAGATTTAACAATGTCTCATAGTTGATTGAAATTGTGTgtgattttagctcacctcagccaaaagctcaaggtgagcttttgtgaccacacCATGACCGTCGTCTATccaaatcttcttcttcaaaacaacTGGGCAAATTtactccaaacttcacaggaatgatccttgggtggcccccttttaaaattgcccaaagaattgaaatccatgcagaactgtgattgccatggcaactgaaaggaaaatctttaaatatcttcttctcGGAAACTATCAGcttgatttgaaatattttgtagaaatgatctttGAATGACTCTACAAAAATTGCCCAAGCCGTTCTATTTCGATGAAAACATGACCGCTGGGGGCTGAACTTAGTTTCCATATATGTCTCAATagtaaacttaaaaaattttcttcaaaatcacttggtagatttacaccaaactctggattttcataaaatttggtgagaatgtttgtctttatgaagtctaggtcaagttgaaatatgggtcatctggggtcagaaacaagGACAGTcggtaaaagaaaaataaaaaccttgtgtatgcaatagggctgcattttacactagatcttcatgaaattcaatcAGAATGTTTGGCTTGATGAATCTATGTCTGAAGTTTGAAATCGAGTCAGcacgggtcaaaaagtaggtcacctggtcaaaccaaagtaaaaccttgtgtatgcaatagggattGCAATTTacactagatcttcatgaaattttgtcagaatgtttgtcttgatgaaatctaggtcaagatcgattATAAGTCACATACTAGGTCATCCagttaatttaaaagaaaaacattttgtatggaaTTAGTCCTTTCCAGGCTTTTCTTAGCACAAATTCTCCTCCAGTCACATTTTCCAGGTGTTCTCAGGtgtcaggtgagcggcctaggacCATTTCGTCCTCTTATCTTAATTTCTCAGTGCAATTTTGACAATGTTCCTTTGTTGTTTAAACATTGTAAGCATTTtcctttcttattttttaaagtttatagaattaagaaaagtggaaactttacaggtcgctcaacacgacaaaaacgaaaatgttgcaggctcggtttaattgagcctgttcatggacggtagtggaaatgcatgctaccgtccacgccctctagccccgggttgagcagaactcacatttacacatgctaaaagtacaaaaagcaatttagagacatccgcagatgtttcaaacggcggtgaacatggaacatgggtttgccccaaacgagaaaacaataggcagaactaaacaaactggaattcatTAAGGGGatttgaggttatggagccttcgtatcacaggaactgtcaaaagacaaaattaaaaagcaggcaccatatccaaggggtgattatacaataatcaaggctatgaaagcgggagtattgagTCTTATTGAAGTTTTATAAGTTTATCTGGTTTTATTAGCTCATTTCAGCTACATTAACATTTGCTTCTTTGTTGTCCAGAATTGTTAGCACTGTTCACAATATCTCAAGCTGTAAAATGTGTCTATGTTGTtgtttaagctcacctgagctcagtttttttttgttagatttaatgAAGTTTTCTCTGGCAAGAGAAAGTATACTCATACGTGTGTACACTTTCACAGTCATTTGAATAGTTCTAAAGTTTGTCTCGtacaaaatgtgtacaaaaatagTTGGCCTTATTTCTGATAACtttatttttgacattaaaatttgtTTAGAAATGATTCGATTTCTGTGTTTAATAAAGTTAAAAgttgttattgatatattttgattCCTTTGTTGTAATATCTCCACTAGTATGTTTTGTTACTGATAATCTAggttaaggacgtatgctagaatttggtgcgaaaattttcccaataacagaatttcttcaaactttggatattgaaggacaatcatctaagaaacaaaaaaatgcaataaaaatcataggtcaccggtatcggaaaagagttatctgcccttgaaaacggcatttccccaaaaaatgacgttttcaagggcagataactctttttcgaatccgatgacctatgatttttattgcattttttgtttgtttgttagatgattgtccttcaatatccaaagtttaaagaaattctgttattgggaaactTTTCGCCcgtctcatatacagggaattccaGCGTACGCCTTTAATGATGACTGAGTCAGTctttttaagtaaaacaaattgcatgcaaaagttatttccccttcacTGCCAAAATCTCTaccaacatcaacaacaacaacaacaatataacgGTGATTACTACCAAGAAAGGaaatattactttattagtccgatttctctATTTCTGAAGCGTCAGTCTCAAATATTCATACGGCATTATCTTCACTTAACACATTGAAAGGTACAGCAACgggaaatttctttttaaagctgtCAGCCAAACATACATGTACTCACGTAGTAACAGAATTATACTGCGTGTCCAAGTTTGATAATTTTGGCACATCTTTAATGGAAATCAAGGCAGCATGTTAGACCAACACAAATCATTATGTTCAGAAGTGTACATACGCTTGCACAATTGATTATGACTACTGACTGATACATTATTTTAAGACTCAAGATAGGAAAACTAAGCTTAGGGCATTGACTTTTTCCTGCAGAACAATTTTCCAAATATTCCAAGGTAATGTATTATAGACAATTTTCAATGTTGTCCATTTCGTCTATAAGGTTTAACATAGTTGTAAACGAGTTGCAAGGGCTTCTTCCGCATTTATAGTCACAGAGCAGTTTGAGAACTAGTTAAcactaaagtttaaaatattaaatctggcaatttcatatattttatgtattattatttgTGATGCTTAAGTAACGGTATTATTAGTGGAAAGAGGATGGGAGACGTAAGAATTGATAAGATTTATGATTGTGTTATAAATTGCACATCTTTATAAAATTTCCAAGCTCTAAAATGATGTTCTATGTTGTAACTTCTAAGTTCCAAGTTGTTAGTTCTAACTTGTAAATTGTAAGTTCTAACTTGTAAGTTCCAAGTTGTAAGTTCTAAGTTGTAAGTTCTAAGATTTAAGATTT
The sequence above is a segment of the Mercenaria mercenaria strain notata chromosome 3, MADL_Memer_1, whole genome shotgun sequence genome. Coding sequences within it:
- the LOC128555771 gene encoding uncharacterized protein LOC128555771, encoding MSVSGEDWFMSVSGADYYQSVSWAYWYMFVSGADWYMSVSEADWCMSVSVADYYLSVSGADWYMSVSGTDYYLPVSGADWYMSVSWVYWYIYLSLGQTGVCLCLGQSTTCLCLGSTGICLFGTDWYMSVSGADYYLSVSGAYWYMSVSGVDYYMSMSVAYCYMSVSGADWRMYVSGADYYLSVSGAYWYMSVSGADWYILYLGKTTFCLFLGHTGILVYVCVCGRLIYACVWGNLLFVCVWGRLVYICVWGRLVCKSRPTFITCPSLYH